From the genome of Calliopsis andreniformis isolate RMS-2024a unplaced genomic scaffold, iyCalAndr_principal scaffold0022, whole genome shotgun sequence, one region includes:
- the LOC143186963 gene encoding tRNA-uridine aminocarboxypropyltransferase 1: MAESDISDSFNVLNLENKQRVIDKAPFRHLKITDAQILDTIEGREKCGLCYRSRKFFCYSCCVPVISEEFFPRVKLPIKIDIVKHAREIDGKSTAIHAAILAPDDVRIFTYPDFPEILDKEETVLIFPSQTATSVESLFIKELKEGKSSTTYRIKNEFPIKRAIFIDSTWHQTKAIYKDQRLRDLKCVILKSRISQFWRHQKKSPRWYLATIEAIHQFLVELHTCAFGVLEDYVSRESLFLNLMDEKNFVVSNVHQSTNDLPETEQIYRGQYDDLLYFFKYMYEKIHTMYDHDRLHAYKRPLT, from the exons ATGGCAGAGTCTGACATAAGTGATTCTTTTAACGTTTTGAACTTGGAAAACAAACAAAGAGTAATCGACAAAGCACCTTTTCGTCATTTAAAAATCACTGATGCTCAAATTTTAGACACGATAGAAGGGAGAGAAAAATGTGGTCTTTGTTATAGATCACGAAAATTCTTTTGCTACAGCTGTTGTGTACCAGTTATTAGTGAAGAATTTTTTCCAAGAGTCAAG TTACCAATTAAGATTGACATTGTCAAGCATGCACGGGAAATTGATGGCAAAAGTACAGCAATTCATGCTGCTATACTTGCTCCAGACGATGTAAGAATTTTTACATATCCAGATTTTCCAGAAATACTGGATAAAGAAGAG ACTGTCTTAATTTTTCCTAGTCAAACTGCAACAAGCGTTGAGTCCCTCTTTATAAAAGAACTTAAAGAAGGCAAGAGCTCAACTACATATAGGATAAAAAATGAGTTTCCTATAAAAAGAGCTATTTTTATTGATAGCACTTGGCATCAAACGAAAGCAATTTATAAGGATCAAAGACTAAGAG ATTTGAAGTGTGTCATTTTAAAATCAAGAATATCCCAATTTTGGCGTCATCAAAAAAAAAGTCCAAGATGGTATCTAGCTACCATTGAAGCAATTCACCAATTTTTAGTAGAATTGCACACGTGTGCATTTGGTGTATTAGAAGATTATGTCAGTAGAGAAAGTttatttttgaatttaatggATGAAAAGAATTTTGTAGTTAGCAATGTGCACCAAAGTACAAATGATTTACCTGAGACAGAACAAATATATAGAGGCCAGTATGACgatcttttatatttttttaaatatatgtatGAAAAAATTCATACCATGTATGACCATGATAGGTTACACGCATATAAAAGGCCATTAACATAA